Genomic window (Salvelinus alpinus chromosome 13, SLU_Salpinus.1, whole genome shotgun sequence):
TCAAAATGATCATTTGTGAAACACGAACAGTGATTTTCATAGACTTCCTTTGGGATTATGTGGCTGCAAAACTTGTTTTGTAGATACTTCAAATTGATTTGGGCATTTCATTTATGTGACATTGCAACTCAATAGATGCTAGTCAGCCTGCAAAGTAACTTCTAAGGTAAGATAAATATGACTAAACTAGAAAAGGTACATTTCCCAAAGAAAATCTGTGTGCTTGGGTGTCTAAAAATATTTGTTAAAATGTAGAATTCAAGCAGTTCGTCATAGTAAGAATAGGTCTGATTACTTAAGCATATACACTcggtggccagtttattaggtaaaaCAGACTAGTACTAAGTTGCACACCCTTTGCCTCGAGAACAGTTGGAAATTCTTTGGGGCATGGAAACCTAACATGTGCAGGggtggggccatggactcatgctgcttatgccaaatcctgactctgccatcagcatgacataAGCCTGTAATGCTGGAACCgggacgcaacaggaaccgggattcgtcggaccaggtAAAGTTTTTCCACTCCTAAATTGTCCaatgttggtgatcgcgtgcccgcTGAAGCCGCTTCTTGTTTTTAGATGAGAGGAGTAGAACCCGgtgtggtcatctgctgcaatagcccatccgtgacaaggactggcactgttgtactgtgccgttatttgcctgtttgtggcccgcctattagcttgcacgattcttgccattctccttcgacctctcatcaatgagctgtttttgcccaccacactcaaagttgcttaggtcactaATTTTTCCTATTCTAACGTTTAATCGAATAGTAAcagaatgcctcgatgcctgtctgcctgctttatatagcaagccacggccagtGACACAGTCTGTAGGggcgaaccattttcgtgaacagggtggtgtacctaataaacagcCACTGAGTGTATTTCAGCTAGCAAAGTTTTAGGCAATTAACTGTGCCTAAAACTCCGCTGGGACAGGCTTTCAAACTGTGGTCCCTGTGACTGTCATTCTAAAACCATTACAACAAAAGGCTAAAATCTCTTGgtaaggtcgctaggtgttgtaagcagtggtgtagtggtgcctagagaagtgggtatactctaattTTGCCAGAAATGTCCCAAACGGCCCACTCGGCAAAGGAAAGGCGACCTGTGTGAAAAATGATATGAGAAACAGTGGCATACACTCTGAATGACCTAAAAATATGAatcccatattggtctttcacagtcaggccaacccaagctgtactgtgtaAGTAAgctaatagtaggcctactattgaaaCAGATAAATGAGTCTGTCAACTGAGTCAGAAATCAGGTTTTTGTTCTCAAAGTCACTTTTTTAAAGCAAAAAAAACCAAATTGTACATTATAAGTCcataacaatgcttaaaccacaacaggagaccacttttgaggtctggaaaAATCTAAGACATTTTTATTtgagtgtagttaccctttaattcaagtgcACAGACACCTAGCACTGTTTGGTTAGTggtgtttctgtagcacatgagatggagtttgcaaaacaaatggctaCTGGATTGAAGCAAATAATCATGATGTCATTCTGCCAGGTAGCCATATgctactttgtagctagttaacatttaattgagaaggttattgggaaagcctttccatctaccagagtAGTTAGGCCTATCATTAACATCGCTATATTTTTCctgttccttaattgtttgaaacctggacgttttacttcctattatgaggcatgtcttatcttgcttcaaagtagcctattgcCAAAATCCCACCATAGAAACGTGGAGGAAATTATTTTACAAAGACTTCCTCATATGCTTTCTCCTTTtctatttgttttctttctttcattgtctagcAGCAAAATAcattatcctagtcatattatcaacccatgatagttgttgcatgtttagatctcccctctttctaaatttctaacagatatttccatctctgtccatgaaaccgctCGCATGTGCACCACATTCTATAAAGGTGTTTTACTGCAatttgcattttggaacattcaggCATAGGCCTACTGCAGTGTGCACATTGTTATgcctaaaatgtgaagaaataatagtttatcaataTTTTAAACTAAACATTCTTATCTGTTCCATCAGCCTTATtacaattatttttattttacctttatttaactaggcaagtcagttagaaacaaattcttattttcaatgatggcctaggaacagtgggttaactgccttgtgatagggcgtatacctccactacactactttaaTATGCATCATGGGGATTAAGAAGTCAATATACGCAATTCTCAATGAAAAATAAGTAGATATGTGGCATATACCCTCCACTACCCCACTGGTTGTAAGGCTGTTCAGTATTTTTTATAAGGGGTTCAAATTCTATTtctttatacactgaacaaaaatatcaacgcaaagtgttggtcccatgtttcataagctgaaataaaaaatcccagatatGTTCCATACGcataaaaaacgtatttctctcaaaataTATCCACTTTGATTTCtctctgttagtgaacatttctcctttgccaagataatccatccacctgacaggtgtggcatatcaagaagctgattaaacagcatgaggattatttctgtctttaataaagcccttttCTGTGGGGGAtatcattctgattggctaggccttgctccccagtgggtgggcctggctgccaagtaggtgggcctatgcccttcaAGGCCCACCCATGCCTGCACCgctgctcagtcatgtgaaatccatagattagagatttatttatttatttcaacagacttatttccttatatgaactgtaactcagtaaaaacatttaaattgtttcatgttgcgtttatatttttgttcagtatatattttatTCGCTTGCCTCAACTTTGTATAGCCTTACCATCactttttcacaaagtctgcacaCATCTTGAAGCACAGCTCTTTCTCTTTGTCCAAATAGTCCTTGTAGCATCTGCACAAATAACAATAATGTAGTTGAAACAATGTGTCACTAGGGAAATAAACAATGAACGTCAATGAATAAACTATGAATGTCAGAAATATTATCTTACATGGCAAGCTTCCTCAAGAGATTGTTGATGTCGATGTCGAATGGTTTGTTGGCCTGAGCCATCGTGAGGTAATCCTGGGCTTTCTCATAGTCAAACAACTCCAAATAGGCCTGAGGAAAACCCTCTGGTTAAAACATCTGTGACTGTGATTCTTTCAACAAGTGAGCCATCACCAAACATGCAAATCTCAAATGTATGAAAATGGGAAGATGTACGCTTTAGAATTATTTTAAGATGCTAGTAAATGGGTAAATCTTCATAAAACATATGGTCCTAGCAAAAGCACAACCTGTAAAAGTTTTTTTTAAGAACATTTATGTCTGGAGTCAGATCCCTGTCTGCTCACCTATATTTAATATCCATAGCACAAACTATGATGCCAAAAACAATTACATATATTGtaggcacacacacatgaaccCAGCTTATTGACAAGAATATGACTTCCCCCAGCCTGAGggtctgacctgacctgaccacaGCGGAACAGGGCCTTGGTGTTGGTGGGGTCAATCTCCATGGCCTTGTGGCCGTACTCCAGGGCTTTCAGGGGCCTGTCCAGGCGGAGttgggtcagggacaggttgaggTAGATGGGCAGCTGCACCGCTGCGatgctcctcttctcctccttgtCCTCCATCTCCCGATTCCCCAGCAGAGTCACCGCCTGGCCAGACACATGGAGAGGTCATACGTAGAAAGAGTTATttgatgtatttatttatatcaCATGCACACTTGCGTGCGGACACAGTAGGGCGTGCACACACTACACGCACAACAGTGTGCTTGTCAAATATTACACATGACATTGAGCTTAtgacaataaaataaaatctacAAAAAACTCAATACTTATGAGGGAACCAGCATAACATCACAATCATTCCTCTCATTCATTCACATTCACTTGAAGTAATCCTTCATCATAAAATAATGCTGAAACTAAAATCAAGGGGCTCATTTGACGACATAACATTTAGAacataaaacatgtttttctgatACTACCTGTTTGTAGCGATCTTTGGCATCCTCGAAGCGACTCTGGTTGAAGCAGCGGTTGCCAAAGCTGCGCTCTGTGTCGACCACATTGAAGAGCGTGGACAGAGGAACAGTGTTCTGCTcctcctggagggagagaggggtttggGAAAGGTAAAAACTGGGGAAAGGGAGCCAACAAAATTACAACTACTCCCCAGATAGTAGTGAGAAGCATGACCAAAAATAGTCACTTCAGTCCAAGTAGAAAATGGCTTTATTCAACCCCATAACATATCTCAGCTCCTTCCACTGTATTTAATAAGGTTGGTTGACATTCTCTGTTACAACAacaccctggtcctggaggtaaTCAACATCAACCTTGAGGGAACTCTGACTAGTTTTGTCTGAGTCGAGTCGTGAGATACAGCTAGGGCTCGgcgatatatacagtggggagaacaagtatttgatacactgccgattttgc
Coding sequences:
- the LOC139537554 gene encoding inactive peptidyl-prolyl cis-trans isomerase FKBP6-like isoform X3; this translates as MSGNGLSTRIQQFLDPHERLMAGTPSPFHRLGQQMQDLLGDGGIKKEVVQPGEGPPVPRDSSVSINFSGFLEYSDRPFETTSYLKYPRMMKLGRDVTLCGLELGILTMRKGEFSRFLFLPAYAYGEMGCPPLIPPVATVLYEVQVLDFLDSAQVDEFFAMSSEEQNTVPLSTLFNVVDTERSFGNRCFNQSRFEDAKDRYKQAVTLLGNREMEDKEEKRSIAAVQLPIYLNLSLTQLRLDRPLKALEYGHKAMEIDPTNTKALFRCGQAYLELFDYEKAQDYLTMAQANKPFDIDINNLLRKLAICYKDYLDKEKELCFKMCADFVKK